Proteins encoded together in one Roseibacterium elongatum DSM 19469 window:
- a CDS encoding alpha/beta fold hydrolase, protein MNAGLRHWGTAGEAALALHCSLAHAAAWDGVGRALSDRLRITAPDLVGHGRGPERDASQDYHDQVTAQARALLPDGRGHLFGHSFGATVALRLAVEHPDRVASLTLIEPVLFAAAGNSPGRRAHAATLAGMEERIAAGDMAGAARQFLDVWGGGVPYDAMQAAQQRYMADRIWVIAASDPALSLDRAALLPRLDRVRCPVLLIEGSASPPVIGEIQAALAAGLPDARRVGIEGAGHMLPITHPDRVAAEIRRVLS, encoded by the coding sequence TTGAACGCAGGGCTCCGCCACTGGGGCACCGCGGGCGAGGCGGCGCTGGCGCTGCACTGCTCGCTGGCCCATGCGGCGGCCTGGGATGGCGTGGGGCGCGCGTTGTCGGACCGATTGCGCATCACCGCGCCGGATCTGGTCGGTCATGGGCGGGGACCCGAACGCGATGCGTCGCAGGATTACCATGATCAGGTGACGGCCCAAGCCCGTGCGCTTCTGCCCGACGGGCGCGGCCATCTGTTCGGTCACAGTTTCGGCGCCACCGTCGCCTTGCGTCTGGCCGTCGAGCACCCCGATCGCGTGGCCAGCCTGACATTGATCGAGCCGGTTCTGTTCGCCGCCGCGGGCAACAGCCCGGGCCGGCGCGCCCATGCCGCGACGCTGGCGGGGATGGAGGAACGGATCGCGGCGGGCGACATGGCCGGTGCGGCGCGGCAGTTTCTGGACGTCTGGGGCGGTGGCGTTCCCTATGATGCGATGCAGGCGGCGCAGCAGCGCTACATGGCCGACCGGATCTGGGTGATTGCGGCCAGCGACCCGGCCCTGAGCCTCGATCGCGCGGCGCTGCTGCCGCGACTGGACCGGGTGCGTTGCCCCGTTCTGTTGATCGAGGGGAGCGCATCGCCGCCGGTGATCGGAGAGATTCAGGCGGCTTTGGCGGCCGGACTGCCGGATGCGCGCCGCGTGGGGATCGAGGGGGCGGGGCACATGCTGCCGATCACCCATCCAGACCGGGTGGCAGCCGAGATCCGAAGGGTTCTATCCTGA
- a CDS encoding YcgN family cysteine cluster protein, with protein sequence MRPRFWERVPMARMTPEEWEALCDGCGKCCLNKLEDEDTAEVALTRVACRLLDDQTCRCGQYEIRKQLVPDCIQLTPQTMAEVAYFMPETCAYRLLHEGKPLAWWHPLISGDPETVHQAGISMRGITVPEFEVPEEDWEDYIIEEPGT encoded by the coding sequence ATGAGACCCCGCTTCTGGGAGCGCGTGCCGATGGCCCGCATGACGCCCGAGGAATGGGAGGCGCTGTGCGACGGCTGCGGCAAGTGCTGCCTGAACAAGCTGGAAGATGAAGACACGGCCGAGGTCGCCCTGACCCGCGTCGCCTGCCGGCTGCTCGACGACCAGACCTGCCGCTGCGGCCAATATGAGATCCGCAAGCAACTGGTCCCCGACTGCATTCAACTGACGCCGCAGACCATGGCCGAGGTCGCCTATTTCATGCCCGAAACCTGTGCCTACCGCCTGCTGCACGAGGGCAAGCCACTGGCCTGGTGGCATCCGCTGATCTCGGGCGACCCGGAAACGGTGCATCAGGCCGGCATCTCGATGCGCGGCATAACGGTGCCCGAGTTTGAGGTGCCCGAAGAAGACTGGGAAGACTACATCATCGAGGAGCCGGGAACATGA
- a CDS encoding bifunctional riboflavin kinase/FAD synthetase — protein MRIVRDYQFVRPEERGASVAIGNFDGVHLGHQHVIDLARRDAAPLGIVTFEPHPRAFFAPDAPPFRLMNAEARSHRLAKLGVEVLAELPFDRNLSSLTAEAFAREVLAEGLGVSHVVVGADFCFGKGRAGTAEMLRDMGREMGFETTIAPLLQGDLGAVSSTAIRNALSEGRPRDAAAMLGHWHRIEGPVLHGEKRGRQLGYPTANMELDGLHVPKAGVYAVLVDVLSGPHAGSYRGVANLGIRPMFERTVPNLESFLFDFAGDLYEQHLSVGLVDYLRGEEKFDSLDALIVQMDRDSEQARAALERA, from the coding sequence ATGCGGATCGTGCGCGACTATCAGTTTGTTCGTCCGGAAGAGCGCGGCGCCTCGGTGGCGATCGGCAATTTCGACGGTGTGCATCTGGGCCACCAGCATGTGATCGACCTGGCCCGGCGCGATGCCGCGCCGCTTGGCATCGTCACCTTCGAGCCGCATCCGCGGGCCTTCTTCGCCCCCGACGCCCCGCCCTTTCGCCTGATGAATGCCGAGGCGCGATCTCACCGGCTGGCCAAGCTGGGCGTCGAGGTACTGGCCGAACTGCCCTTTGACCGCAACCTGTCCAGCCTGACCGCCGAGGCCTTCGCCCGCGAGGTCCTGGCCGAAGGCCTTGGTGTCAGCCATGTTGTTGTCGGGGCCGATTTCTGTTTCGGAAAGGGACGCGCCGGGACCGCCGAGATGCTGCGCGACATGGGCCGCGAGATGGGGTTCGAGACAACCATCGCGCCCCTATTGCAAGGCGATCTGGGGGCGGTCTCCTCGACGGCGATCCGCAATGCCCTCTCCGAAGGGCGTCCGCGCGACGCCGCCGCGATGCTGGGCCATTGGCACCGCATCGAAGGCCCGGTTCTGCACGGCGAAAAACGCGGCCGGCAATTGGGCTATCCGACCGCGAACATGGAACTCGACGGTCTGCATGTGCCAAAGGCCGGCGTCTATGCCGTGCTGGTCGATGTCCTCTCGGGGCCCCATGCGGGCAGCTACCGCGGCGTCGCCAATCTGGGCATTCGGCCCATGTTCGAACGCACGGTGCCGAACCTCGAAAGCTTCCTGTTCGATTTCGCCGGCGATCTCTATGAACAGCACCTGTCGGTCGGCCTAGTCGACTACCTGCGTGGCGAGGAAAAATTCGACAGCCTCGATGCCCTGATCGTCCAGATGGACCGCGACAGTGAACAGGCGCGCGCGGCGCTGGAGCGTGCATGA
- a CDS encoding MaoC family dehydratase, producing the protein MLDNMPRGTIVIEDLEVGMTRTLTKVVTDRDIELFAEVSTDRNPVHLDDDYAQDTIFEGRIAHGMLTAGLISAVIGEQLPGHGTVYLGQSLKFMAPVRPGDLVTAEVEVLEIDYSKRRVKLATHCRVGDTVVVKGEANVLAPSGKFD; encoded by the coding sequence ATGCTGGACAACATGCCCCGCGGCACCATCGTGATCGAGGATCTCGAGGTCGGAATGACCCGCACCTTGACCAAGGTCGTCACTGATCGCGACATCGAGCTCTTTGCCGAAGTGTCCACCGATCGCAATCCCGTCCATCTCGATGACGATTACGCGCAGGACACCATCTTCGAGGGCCGTATTGCCCATGGCATGCTGACCGCCGGCCTGATCTCGGCGGTGATCGGCGAGCAACTGCCGGGCCATGGTACGGTCTATCTGGGCCAGTCGCTGAAATTCATGGCGCCCGTGCGCCCCGGTGATCTTGTGACGGCCGAGGTCGAGGTGTTGGAAATCGACTATTCCAAGCGCCGGGTGAAACTGGCCACCCATTGCCGCGTTGGCGACACTGTAGTGGTCAAGGGCGAGGCCAACGTGCTGGCCCCCTCGGGCAAGTTCGACTGA
- a CDS encoding TIGR01459 family HAD-type hydrolase, giving the protein MTQIIESLSEISDRYDVLFCDLWGCVHNGLEPYAEAIDAMRAFKAKGGTVLLLTNSPRPRASIERQLNKMGLPKDTWDVIATSGDSARLAMWRGAVGEKVYFIGEDHDEGFFRPMELAEDAVDITRVPLAEADGIVCTGPFDPMADPSVMRPEFLLAKTRGLKFLCANPDIVVDRGETREWCAGALAQLYTEMGGESLYFGKPHPPIYDLARRRLQQFGRPASTERILAIGDGIRTDVLGGMGESIDTVFITGGLAREETGTQRQPDPEKLQAFLTDAQLSPTYAIGMFR; this is encoded by the coding sequence ATGACCCAGATCATCGAATCCCTGTCCGAGATTTCCGACCGCTACGACGTGCTGTTCTGCGACCTCTGGGGCTGCGTGCATAACGGCCTCGAGCCTTATGCCGAAGCGATCGACGCGATGCGCGCCTTCAAGGCCAAGGGCGGTACGGTCCTGCTGCTGACGAACTCGCCGCGGCCGCGCGCCAGCATCGAGCGTCAATTGAACAAGATGGGTCTGCCCAAGGACACCTGGGATGTCATCGCCACGTCGGGCGACAGTGCGCGGCTGGCCATGTGGCGCGGCGCCGTGGGCGAAAAGGTTTATTTCATCGGAGAGGATCACGACGAAGGATTCTTCCGCCCGATGGAGCTGGCCGAAGATGCGGTCGACATCACCCGCGTTCCACTGGCCGAGGCCGACGGGATCGTCTGCACCGGCCCCTTCGACCCTATGGCAGACCCGTCGGTCATGCGGCCCGAGTTCCTGTTGGCCAAGACGCGCGGCCTGAAATTCCTGTGTGCGAACCCCGATATCGTCGTCGACCGCGGCGAGACCCGCGAATGGTGTGCCGGGGCGCTTGCGCAGCTCTATACCGAGATGGGGGGAGAGAGCCTGTATTTCGGCAAACCGCACCCCCCGATCTACGATCTGGCGCGCCGCCGCTTGCAACAATTCGGGCGCCCCGCCTCGACCGAGCGGATTCTGGCCATCGGAGACGGCATTCGGACCGATGTGTTGGGCGGCATGGGCGAAAGCATCGACACGGTCTTCATCACCGGCGGCCTGGCGCGCGAGGAAACGGGCACCCAGCGTCAGCCCGATCCGGAAAAACTGCAGGCTTTTCTAACAGATGCGCAGCTTTCCCCGACCTATGCCATCGGCATGTTCCGCTGA
- a CDS encoding methyltransferase family protein, giving the protein MSLMTGMWIALCVGGAAGLTLVLVLMATFLSPTLGFWPARDAVRKVVVLSLFRIYCAALLAVAALSIWQAGLGGWPRYLLGIPIMIGAYWASVRAYATLGRKNTYFGTEGLVTEGPYALSRNPGYVASLIESSGLTIAAGTWAALAMAMGLLAIYWLFAVNEERWLIRGYGRAFLHYMKRTPRFLDARSLGRARAALLGN; this is encoded by the coding sequence ATGAGCCTGATGACGGGGATGTGGATCGCCCTTTGCGTCGGAGGGGCGGCTGGTTTGACATTGGTGCTGGTGTTGATGGCCACGTTTCTGAGCCCGACGCTTGGCTTCTGGCCGGCGCGCGATGCGGTCCGCAAGGTGGTTGTGCTGTCCCTGTTTCGGATCTATTGCGCGGCGCTGCTGGCGGTGGCCGCACTATCCATCTGGCAGGCCGGCCTGGGCGGTTGGCCCCGCTATCTGCTGGGCATCCCGATCATGATCGGCGCTTATTGGGCCTCGGTCAGGGCCTATGCCACGCTGGGGCGCAAGAACACGTATTTCGGCACCGAAGGTCTGGTGACCGAGGGGCCCTATGCCCTATCGCGCAATCCCGGCTACGTGGCATCACTGATAGAATCGTCGGGCCTGACGATCGCTGCGGGAACATGGGCGGCCCTTGCGATGGCGATGGGGCTGTTGGCGATCTACTGGCTGTTCGCCGTCAACGAGGAACGCTGGCTGATCCGAGGATACGGGCGTGCCTTTCTGCACTACATGAAACGGACGCCGCGGTTTCTGGACGCGCGCAGCCTGGGCCGGGCCCGGGCCGCCCTGCTGGGAAACTGA
- a CDS encoding manganese-dependent inorganic pyrophosphatase encodes MTTLVFGHKSPDTDSTGSPIIWAWYLNEVKGGDAEAVLLGEPNTEAAFMLDKWTLPKPRIIDAVEAGQPVVIVDTNNPAELPAAINDADITAIIDHHKLVGGLETKGPIDIRIEPVACTATIMYKMIGKDMAQAPAWVKGTMLSCILSDTLEFRSPTTTQEDRAIAEALAQELDVAIPAYAAEMFAAKSDVSAFSDAELLRMDSKEYEVGGKKFRVSVLETTSPETVLSRKDSLMATMPAVAEEDGVDQVLLFIVDILNEESTMLLPNDLTRQVAEKSFATVCGDGDTVVLPGVVSRKKQIIPNLAV; translated from the coding sequence ATGACCACGCTAGTTTTCGGGCACAAGTCGCCCGACACCGATTCCACCGGGTCGCCCATCATCTGGGCTTGGTATCTGAACGAAGTCAAAGGCGGCGACGCCGAGGCCGTTCTGCTGGGTGAGCCCAACACCGAGGCCGCCTTCATGCTTGACAAGTGGACCCTGCCCAAGCCGCGGATCATCGACGCGGTCGAAGCCGGTCAGCCTGTTGTCATCGTAGATACGAACAATCCGGCCGAACTGCCCGCCGCGATCAATGACGCGGACATCACCGCCATCATCGACCATCACAAACTGGTCGGCGGGCTGGAAACCAAGGGCCCCATCGACATCCGCATCGAACCCGTCGCCTGCACCGCGACCATCATGTACAAGATGATCGGCAAGGACATGGCCCAGGCCCCGGCCTGGGTGAAGGGCACGATGCTGTCCTGCATCCTGTCGGATACGCTGGAATTCCGCAGCCCCACCACCACCCAGGAAGACCGCGCCATCGCCGAGGCGCTGGCCCAGGAGTTGGACGTCGCCATCCCAGCCTATGCCGCCGAGATGTTCGCGGCCAAGTCGGACGTATCGGCCTTTTCCGACGCCGAGCTGCTGCGCATGGACAGCAAGGAATACGAGGTCGGCGGCAAGAAATTCCGCGTCAGCGTGCTGGAAACCACCTCGCCCGAGACGGTCCTGTCGCGCAAGGACAGCCTGATGGCGACCATGCCGGCCGTGGCCGAGGAAGATGGCGTCGATCAGGTGCTGCTGTTCATCGTCGACATCCTGAACGAGGAATCGACCATGCTTCTGCCCAATGACCTGACGCGCCAAGTCGCCGAAAAGAGCTTTGCCACCGTCTGCGGAGATGGCGACACGGTCGTGCTGCCCGGCGTGGTCAGCCGCAAAAAGCAGATCATCCCGAACCTCGCGGTGTAG
- a CDS encoding Hint domain-containing protein translates to MATINGTPGDDKLNGSWQDDDIDGDAGDDTLRGKSGNDSLSGGTGNDSLDGGSGADTLLGGDGDDELDGGSQDDLLQGGAGNDTLDGGSGADTIEGGDGDDLIEAASQDDVISGGDGNDTIEGESGDDLASGGDGDDLLEGASGADTLFGGAGNDTITGGSGDDVLTGGAGDDVIDAGGYGGGSDTIVFTVGDGNDTIDGFNPASDVIHVGGVALEDVILTATEDPQVWVLSFDGVEGTSLTLDFTHYWNEGLTVEDLIDNVVNIEAAPLPEDPYETPICLAADTRIRTARGQVAACALREGDMVATLDAGWQPVRLVLRHTVLAAEMPGNKALRPVTIPAGSFGNGLPRRTIRASRQHAFLATDLRDDSTEVTIRAAHLAEHLKIATLGPEAPAQGVTYVHLLLDAHHLIEAEGVWTETIFSGPMAMANDPVLRRLIAGRHLPEMTERARPLLLRRDLRAWDGYALGRATAHPDRKPRAA, encoded by the coding sequence ATGGCCACCATCAATGGAACACCGGGCGACGACAAGCTGAACGGGTCGTGGCAGGACGACGATATCGACGGCGATGCCGGCGACGATACCCTGCGGGGCAAGTCCGGCAACGACAGCTTGTCGGGCGGCACCGGAAACGACTCGCTGGACGGCGGATCGGGTGCTGACACCCTGCTGGGGGGTGACGGCGATGACGAACTTGATGGCGGGTCGCAGGACGACCTGCTGCAAGGCGGGGCTGGCAACGACACGCTGGACGGCGGATCCGGCGCCGACACGATCGAGGGCGGCGATGGCGACGACCTGATCGAGGCCGCCAGCCAGGATGACGTGATCTCGGGCGGCGACGGCAACGACACGATCGAGGGCGAGTCGGGCGATGACCTCGCCTCGGGTGGCGATGGCGACGACCTGCTTGAGGGCGCGTCAGGGGCCGACACGCTTTTCGGCGGCGCTGGCAACGACACCATCACGGGTGGCAGTGGCGATGACGTGCTGACAGGTGGCGCCGGCGACGATGTCATCGACGCGGGTGGCTACGGCGGTGGGTCGGACACCATCGTTTTCACCGTCGGCGACGGCAACGACACGATAGACGGGTTCAACCCGGCGTCGGACGTTATCCATGTGGGGGGTGTTGCCCTCGAGGATGTGATCCTCACGGCAACCGAAGACCCGCAGGTCTGGGTGCTGAGCTTCGACGGGGTAGAGGGCACCTCGCTGACCTTGGATTTCACCCATTACTGGAATGAAGGCCTGACGGTTGAAGACCTGATCGACAACGTCGTGAATATCGAGGCGGCGCCCCTGCCCGAAGATCCCTACGAGACGCCGATCTGCCTTGCGGCGGACACCAGGATTCGAACAGCGCGCGGCCAGGTCGCGGCCTGCGCGCTGCGCGAGGGCGACATGGTCGCGACGCTGGATGCGGGGTGGCAGCCGGTGCGACTGGTGCTGCGCCATACGGTGCTGGCCGCGGAGATGCCGGGCAACAAGGCCCTGCGGCCCGTCACGATCCCGGCCGGATCATTCGGCAACGGCCTGCCACGGCGCACGATCCGGGCTTCGCGCCAGCATGCGTTCCTGGCCACGGACCTGCGCGACGACAGTACTGAGGTGACGATCCGGGCGGCACATCTGGCGGAACACCTGAAGATCGCGACGCTTGGACCCGAGGCTCCGGCACAAGGCGTGACCTACGTCCACCTGCTGCTCGACGCCCATCACCTGATCGAAGCCGAGGGGGTCTGGACCGAGACGATTTTTTCCGGGCCGATGGCCATGGCAAACGATCCGGTCCTGCGCCGCTTGATCGCCGGGCGCCACCTTCCCGAGATGACCGAACGGGCACGGCCGCTGCTGCTGCGCCGCGACCTGCGCGCATGGGACGGCTATGCCCTTGGACGTGCCACGGCACATCCCGATCGCAAGCCGCGCGCAGCGTAA
- the groES gene encoding co-chaperone GroES yields the protein MAFKPLHDRVLVRRVESDEKTKGGLIIPDSAKEKPAEGEIVAVGAGARDDDGDRIAMDVKEGDRILFGKWSGTEVTVDGEELLIMKETDILGIIA from the coding sequence ATGGCATTCAAACCGCTGCATGACCGTGTGCTGGTCCGCCGTGTTGAAAGCGACGAAAAGACCAAGGGCGGTCTGATCATCCCCGACAGCGCCAAGGAAAAGCCCGCCGAGGGCGAGATCGTCGCCGTGGGCGCCGGCGCCCGTGACGACGATGGCGACCGCATCGCGATGGACGTCAAGGAAGGCGATCGCATCCTGTTCGGCAAGTGGTCGGGCACCGAGGTCACCGTCGACGGCGAAGAACTGCTGATCATGAAGGAAACGGACATCCTCGGCATCATCGCCTGA
- the groL gene encoding chaperonin GroEL (60 kDa chaperone family; promotes refolding of misfolded polypeptides especially under stressful conditions; forms two stacked rings of heptamers to form a barrel-shaped 14mer; ends can be capped by GroES; misfolded proteins enter the barrel where they are refolded when GroES binds), with amino-acid sequence MAAKDVKFDTDARNRMLKGVNILADAVKVTLGPKGRNVVIEKSFGAPRITKDGVSVAKEIELEDKFENMGAQMVKEVASRTNDEAGDGTTTATVLAQAIVKEGMKSVAAGMNPMDLKRGIDLATAKVVEQIRNAAREVADSDEVAQVGTISANGEKEIGRQIADAMQKVGNDGVITVEENKGLETETEVVEGMQFDRGYLSPYFVTNPDKMIAELEDCMILLHEKKLSSLQPMVPLLESVIQSQKPLLIIAEDVEGEALATLVVNKLRGGLKIAAVKAPGFGDRRKAMLQDIAILTGGQVISEDLGMKLENVTMDMLGTAKKIQITKDETTIVDGHGEKAEIEARVAQIRQQIEETTSDYDREKLQERVAKLAGGVAVIRVGGMTEVEVKERKDRVDDALNATRAAVQEGIVVGGGVALVQGAKSLEGVSGENSDQNAGIAIVRRALEAPLRQIAENAGVDGSVVAGKIRESDDLAFGFNAQSEEYGDMFKFGVIDPAKVVRTALEDAASVAGLLITTEAMVADKPQKEGAPAGGGMPDMGGMGGMM; translated from the coding sequence ATGGCTGCTAAGGACGTCAAGTTCGACACCGATGCCCGCAACCGCATGCTCAAAGGCGTCAACATCCTCGCCGATGCGGTGAAGGTCACCCTCGGCCCCAAAGGCCGCAACGTCGTCATCGAGAAATCCTTTGGCGCGCCCCGCATCACCAAGGACGGTGTGTCGGTCGCCAAGGAAATCGAGCTTGAGGACAAGTTCGAGAACATGGGCGCGCAGATGGTCAAGGAAGTGGCCAGCCGCACCAATGACGAGGCCGGTGACGGCACCACCACCGCGACGGTTCTGGCGCAGGCCATCGTCAAGGAAGGCATGAAGTCGGTCGCCGCCGGCATGAACCCGATGGACCTCAAGCGCGGCATCGACCTGGCCACCGCCAAGGTCGTCGAGCAGATCCGCAATGCCGCCCGCGAAGTCGCCGACAGCGACGAAGTCGCCCAGGTCGGCACCATCTCGGCCAACGGCGAGAAGGAAATCGGCCGTCAGATCGCGGACGCGATGCAGAAGGTCGGTAATGACGGCGTCATCACCGTCGAAGAGAACAAGGGCCTCGAGACCGAGACCGAAGTCGTCGAAGGCATGCAGTTCGATCGCGGCTACCTGTCGCCCTACTTCGTGACCAACCCCGACAAGATGATCGCCGAGCTGGAAGACTGCATGATCCTGCTGCACGAGAAAAAGCTCTCGTCGCTGCAGCCGATGGTGCCGCTGCTCGAGTCGGTGATCCAGTCGCAGAAGCCGCTGTTGATCATCGCCGAGGACGTCGAAGGCGAAGCGCTGGCCACCCTCGTGGTCAACAAGCTGCGCGGCGGTCTGAAGATTGCGGCCGTCAAGGCGCCGGGCTTCGGCGATCGCCGCAAGGCCATGCTGCAGGACATCGCGATCCTGACCGGCGGCCAGGTGATCTCGGAAGATCTGGGCATGAAGCTCGAGAACGTGACGATGGACATGCTTGGCACCGCCAAGAAGATCCAGATCACCAAGGACGAGACGACCATCGTCGACGGTCACGGCGAAAAGGCCGAGATCGAGGCGCGCGTCGCCCAGATCCGTCAGCAGATCGAGGAGACCACCTCGGACTACGACCGTGAAAAGCTGCAGGAACGCGTCGCCAAACTGGCCGGCGGTGTGGCCGTCATCCGCGTTGGCGGCATGACCGAAGTCGAAGTGAAAGAGCGCAAGGACCGTGTCGACGACGCGCTGAACGCCACCCGTGCCGCCGTTCAGGAAGGCATCGTGGTCGGCGGTGGCGTGGCCCTCGTGCAGGGTGCCAAGTCGCTCGAGGGTGTGTCGGGTGAAAACAGCGACCAGAATGCCGGTATCGCCATCGTGCGCCGCGCGCTGGAAGCTCCGCTGCGCCAGATCGCCGAGAACGCCGGCGTCGACGGCTCGGTCGTGGCCGGCAAGATCCGCGAAAGCGACGACCTGGCCTTCGGCTTCAACGCCCAGTCGGAAGAGTATGGCGACATGTTCAAGTTCGGCGTCATCGACCCCGCCAAGGTGGTCCGCACTGCGCTGGAAGACGCTGCATCGGTCGCTGGTCTGCTGATCACCACCGAGGCCATGGTTGCCGACAAGCCGCAGAAAGAGGGCGCACCCGCCGGTGGCGGCATGCCCGACATGGGCGGCATGGGCGGCATGATGTAA
- a CDS encoding SDR family NAD(P)-dependent oxidoreductase, with amino-acid sequence MSDHKTAIVTGAARGIGLATTHLFLAEGLSVAMVDRDAEELQRAADGLERVLPLPYDVSIPEQVDAIMAETIQHFGRIDCLVNNAGVADFGPIEDTSFARWRTVMETNLDGVFLCSQAAIPHLKKTRGAIVNIASISGLRASTLRVAYGTSKAAVIHLTQQQAAELGEYGIRANCVAPGPVRTKLAMAVHTPEIIDAYHDAIPLNRYGAEDEIAHVIAFLCSDKASYVTGQLISADGGFESTGIGLPAVRAKGDFA; translated from the coding sequence GTGTCAGACCACAAAACCGCAATCGTGACCGGGGCGGCGCGGGGCATCGGGCTTGCCACCACGCATCTGTTCCTCGCCGAAGGGCTGTCCGTCGCCATGGTCGACCGCGATGCCGAGGAACTGCAGCGCGCCGCAGACGGGTTGGAGCGCGTCCTGCCGCTTCCCTACGACGTGTCGATCCCCGAACAGGTGGATGCGATCATGGCCGAAACCATCCAGCATTTCGGTCGCATCGACTGCCTTGTGAACAACGCAGGCGTGGCCGATTTCGGCCCGATCGAGGACACGAGCTTTGCCCGCTGGCGCACGGTGATGGAGACCAATCTCGACGGCGTGTTCCTGTGCTCGCAGGCCGCCATCCCGCATCTGAAAAAGACACGCGGCGCGATCGTGAACATCGCGTCGATCTCGGGGTTGCGCGCCTCGACCCTGCGGGTGGCCTATGGCACCTCGAAGGCGGCGGTCATCCACCTGACCCAGCAACAGGCGGCGGAACTGGGCGAATACGGCATCCGGGCGAATTGTGTCGCGCCGGGGCCGGTGCGCACGAAACTGGCCATGGCCGTCCACACGCCAGAGATCATCGACGCCTATCACGACGCCATCCCGCTCAATCGCTACGGGGCGGAGGACGAGATCGCACATGTCATCGCCTTTCTGTGTTCCGACAAGGCGAGCTATGTGACAGGGCAATTGATCTCGGCCGATGGCGGGTTCGAAAGCACCGGCATCGGGTTGCCGGCAGTGCGCGCAAAGGGGGACTTCGCATGA
- a CDS encoding NAD(P)-dependent oxidoreductase: MFRQGELCDRAIDLGRWRVRKHRHRVAGSARKGGLRMNQIGIVGLGRMGSAIAARLAAQGHPVAGWTRSGLTPERAEALGIARAETLPDLVAASETLILSLYDDAAVAAVLDTVLGLPLDGKLIVETSTVSPQQVQSRAADVAAKGASILDAPISGGPELVAEGECGIFVGGDTAAAERFAPIGAVLSDKLAHVGPLGTGVAMKIVNNGVLQGYFATLAEMMRIAKRAGLPFETALRIIAKGPAGTPMLTARLPRMLGHEDGVGFPISGVAKDNAVFRQVATELGVEAATLALADALWQTGIADGLADADVAMQLPHAYDNA; this comes from the coding sequence GTGTTCCGACAAGGCGAGCTATGTGACAGGGCAATTGATCTCGGCCGATGGCGGGTTCGAAAGCACCGGCATCGGGTTGCCGGCAGTGCGCGCAAAGGGGGACTTCGCATGAACCAGATCGGTATTGTCGGGCTCGGCCGCATGGGGTCGGCCATTGCCGCAAGACTGGCCGCCCAAGGCCATCCCGTCGCCGGATGGACGCGGTCCGGGCTGACGCCCGAGCGCGCCGAGGCATTGGGGATCGCGCGGGCCGAAACCCTTCCGGATCTGGTCGCGGCCTCGGAGACCTTGATCTTGTCGCTTTATGACGATGCGGCTGTGGCGGCGGTGCTCGACACGGTGCTTGGGCTGCCGCTCGACGGGAAACTGATCGTCGAGACCTCGACCGTGTCGCCGCAGCAGGTGCAAAGCCGCGCTGCGGATGTCGCCGCGAAGGGGGCCTCGATCCTCGACGCCCCGATCTCGGGCGGGCCCGAACTGGTCGCAGAAGGGGAATGCGGGATCTTTGTCGGTGGCGATACCGCCGCCGCAGAGCGTTTCGCGCCGATCGGCGCGGTTCTATCCGACAAACTGGCGCATGTCGGGCCGCTTGGCACGGGCGTGGCGATGAAAATCGTGAACAACGGGGTGCTTCAGGGGTATTTCGCGACCCTGGCCGAAATGATGCGGATCGCAAAGCGCGCGGGACTGCCGTTCGAGACGGCGCTGCGCATCATCGCCAAGGGGCCGGCGGGAACACCCATGCTGACCGCGCGTCTGCCGAGGATGTTGGGCCACGAGGATGGCGTCGGGTTCCCGATTTCCGGCGTGGCCAAGGATAACGCCGTGTTTCGGCAGGTCGCGACGGAACTGGGTGTCGAGGCCGCAACCCTCGCCCTGGCCGACGCGCTGTGGCAAACCGGGATCGCCGATGGCCTGGCCGATGCGGATGTCGCCATGCAATTGCCGCACGCTTATGACAACGCCTGA